From one Magnetofaba australis IT-1 genomic stretch:
- a CDS encoding SDR family NAD(P)-dependent oxidoreductase, whose amino-acid sequence MQGLNGKRAVVTGAATGIGLAIARRLSEEGCRTALLDRNVQGAQAQAEALRGQGYDAVGVGVDVADEPSVSAALAQCAALWGGLDILVNNAALLAFHGVDATQQTWERILAVNAIGPALCAKHALAHMPPQGGAIVNIGSISEVIAQPGYLTYSASKGALDSMTRCMAQELAAQGIRVNSVSPGIIWSEATQRITRERYGLGREAADRHPEIGGASLLKRVGDPQEVAAAVAFLASDEARYITGANLVVDGGQSIT is encoded by the coding sequence ATGCAGGGGTTAAACGGAAAACGCGCTGTGGTGACCGGCGCGGCCACGGGAATTGGGTTGGCCATTGCACGCCGATTGTCGGAAGAGGGGTGCCGCACGGCGCTGCTGGATAGGAATGTTCAAGGCGCACAGGCCCAAGCCGAGGCGCTGCGCGGGCAAGGTTATGACGCCGTGGGCGTGGGCGTGGATGTCGCCGATGAGCCGAGTGTAAGCGCTGCTCTGGCGCAGTGCGCCGCACTTTGGGGCGGGTTGGATATCCTGGTGAATAACGCTGCGCTATTGGCGTTTCATGGGGTGGACGCAACGCAGCAGACGTGGGAGCGCATTTTGGCGGTCAACGCCATTGGCCCGGCGCTGTGCGCCAAACATGCGCTGGCGCATATGCCGCCGCAGGGCGGCGCAATCGTCAATATCGGCTCCATCTCTGAAGTGATCGCCCAACCCGGCTACCTCACCTACAGCGCCAGCAAGGGCGCGCTGGACAGCATGACCCGCTGCATGGCGCAGGAGTTGGCGGCGCAGGGGATTCGCGTCAATTCGGTCTCGCCGGGCATCATCTGGAGCGAGGCGACCCAACGTATCACCCGGGAGCGCTATGGCTTGGGGCGGGAAGCGGCGGACCGCCACCCGGAGATCGGCGGCGCCAGCCTGCTTAAGCGGGTGGGGGATCCACAAGAGGTGGCGGCGGCGGTGGCGTTTTTGGCCTCGGATGAGGCGCGTTACATCACCGGCGCCAATCTGGTGGTGGATGGCGGTCAGAGCATCACATAA
- a CDS encoding nucleoside deaminase: protein MPAQHAPFLDTDSAWALLSVIQGHSRGAAGEIPVGALISDAAGRWISSGGNRAISAHDPVAHAEIIALRIAGRRLRNYRLNDCHLWVSLSPCPICAAACAEARIASIHSAAPRLQAHAPQSAQQTQSADDNPVNALSARWLRFFFAPRR, encoded by the coding sequence ATGCCCGCGCAACACGCCCCTTTTCTGGACACCGATTCGGCCTGGGCCCTGCTCAGCGTCATCCAAGGACACAGCCGCGGCGCAGCAGGCGAGATTCCTGTGGGCGCCCTGATTTCCGATGCGGCGGGACGCTGGATCAGCAGTGGCGGCAATCGCGCCATTAGCGCCCACGATCCTGTGGCCCATGCGGAGATCATCGCTTTGCGCATCGCCGGACGCCGCCTGCGCAACTACCGTCTCAACGATTGCCATCTCTGGGTCAGCCTGAGCCCCTGCCCCATCTGCGCCGCTGCCTGCGCCGAAGCGCGCATCGCCTCCATTCACAGCGCCGCCCCCCGCCTGCAAGCGCACGCGCCCCAGAGCGCGCAACAGACGCAAAGCGCCGATGACAACCCGGTGAACGCGCTATCGGCGCGCTGGTTGCGTTTTTTCTTTGCGCCCCGGCGATGA
- the recJ gene encoding single-stranded-DNA-specific exonuclease RecJ gives MPQDVLSLTGCLWTPRALARAEHAQTARHLGLPEIIAPLLAARELDSPGAARAFLQPRLKELPDPLSLRDMDAAIARLVEAVEAGERIGVFGDYDVDGATSSALLTRYFRALGLAVRVYIPDRLSEGYGPNPDAMRKLAEEGLRLVITVDCGITAFEALEAAQDAGLGVIVTDHHQAREALPAALAVINPNRLDETFPHKQLAGVGVAFYLAMGLNRALRERGWFTQTRPEPPLKPLLDLVAVGTVADVAAITGINRALVSAGLRVTAQKENAGIAALMEAAELKVDHRGVRCSQVGFQIGPRINAGGRLGRGELGHQLLSTEDLAEARRIAAELDASNQARQSIEKEMVAQAVAQVEGSGQLERARGIVVSSPGWHPGVVGIVASRLVDRFHRPALVISIDDDGVGKGSGRTVPGVDLLAAVDRCAEYLDHYGGHKAACGVTIQAENIAAFTETFFTALAELPEAAFTPRLAVDAPLPVELAQLGLAAQLQQFAPFGMGNPEPVLVLPGVSAWNGRLIKGRHVACQLVRPDGGAGVEAIGFGVAPGPVADALLSNQGAWDVAGTLSVDHWRGQERLQFRIKDVRAAQALPWDQEPARN, from the coding sequence ATGCCACAGGATGTTCTCTCCCTGACGGGATGTTTATGGACCCCGCGAGCGTTGGCGCGCGCAGAGCATGCGCAGACTGCGCGTCATCTGGGGTTGCCGGAGATCATTGCGCCGCTGTTGGCTGCGCGGGAGTTGGACTCTCCCGGGGCGGCGCGGGCGTTTTTACAGCCGCGTTTGAAGGAGTTGCCGGATCCGCTGAGTCTGCGCGATATGGACGCAGCCATTGCGCGCTTGGTAGAGGCGGTGGAGGCGGGTGAGCGTATCGGCGTGTTTGGCGACTATGATGTGGATGGCGCCACCTCCTCAGCGCTGCTGACGCGCTATTTTCGCGCCTTGGGGCTGGCGGTTCGGGTGTATATCCCCGACCGCTTGAGCGAAGGCTATGGCCCCAACCCCGACGCTATGCGCAAGCTGGCGGAGGAGGGGCTGCGTCTGGTGATTACCGTGGATTGCGGCATCACCGCATTCGAGGCGTTGGAGGCGGCGCAGGATGCGGGACTGGGGGTGATCGTCACCGACCACCATCAGGCGCGTGAGGCGTTGCCCGCAGCATTGGCGGTGATCAACCCCAACCGCTTGGATGAGACCTTTCCGCACAAACAGTTGGCGGGGGTGGGGGTGGCGTTCTATCTGGCCATGGGGCTCAACCGCGCCCTGCGTGAACGGGGCTGGTTTACCCAGACGCGCCCGGAGCCGCCGCTCAAGCCGTTACTGGATCTGGTGGCGGTGGGCACGGTGGCCGATGTGGCCGCTATCACCGGCATCAATCGGGCGCTGGTCTCCGCCGGATTGCGCGTGACTGCGCAAAAAGAGAATGCAGGCATCGCCGCGCTGATGGAGGCGGCGGAGCTGAAGGTTGACCATCGCGGCGTGCGCTGCTCCCAGGTGGGGTTTCAGATTGGCCCACGCATCAACGCTGGGGGGCGGTTGGGACGCGGCGAGTTGGGGCATCAGTTGCTGAGTACAGAAGATCTGGCGGAAGCGCGTCGCATCGCCGCCGAGCTGGACGCCTCCAATCAGGCGCGACAATCTATTGAAAAGGAGATGGTCGCCCAAGCGGTGGCCCAAGTGGAGGGCTCCGGCCAGTTGGAGCGTGCGCGCGGCATCGTGGTGAGCAGTCCTGGTTGGCACCCTGGTGTGGTGGGGATTGTGGCCTCGCGGTTGGTGGATCGTTTTCATCGTCCGGCGCTGGTGATCTCTATCGATGACGACGGCGTCGGCAAAGGCTCCGGGCGTACGGTTCCCGGGGTCGATCTGCTGGCGGCGGTGGACCGCTGCGCCGAGTATCTGGATCACTATGGCGGGCATAAGGCGGCGTGCGGCGTCACCATTCAAGCAGAGAACATCGCTGCGTTTACCGAGACCTTTTTCACCGCCTTGGCGGAGTTGCCGGAGGCGGCGTTCACGCCGCGTCTAGCGGTGGATGCGCCGCTGCCGGTGGAGTTGGCGCAGCTCGGTCTGGCGGCGCAATTGCAGCAGTTCGCCCCGTTTGGCATGGGCAACCCGGAGCCGGTGCTGGTGTTGCCCGGGGTGAGCGCCTGGAATGGTCGCTTGATCAAGGGGCGGCATGTGGCGTGTCAACTGGTGCGGCCCGATGGCGGCGCCGGGGTGGAGGCGATCGGATTTGGCGTGGCGCCCGGCCCGGTGGCCGATGCGCTGCTCTCCAATCAGGGGGCGTGGGACGTGGCCGGGACGCTCTCCGTAGACCACTGGCGCGGCCAGGAGCGGTTGCAGTTTCGGATTAAGGATGTGCGTGCGGCGCAGGCGCTGCCCTGGGATCAGGAACCCGCGCGCAATTGA
- a CDS encoding GGDEF domain-containing protein, producing MSDTSPDFFHTATAIQQDGVITAEEAQQLRAALGDTAPTEAHAKALYTINDAVRFAKNAPGWQSVYVELLSEYLLNRAEPMGALSPADAEEVLTVWRAAINLEIPADAKAAPDANEFALLLHLYLQSTTSPQAFQQTILQQIKTEVLGDGQIDEMEINLIEKVLGKGRTDRRIGPMEAKLILEINAQQADKPDNAAWSKFYAQSAGSFIDQTRVVSDEINSMDLECERFADKLKDLLADDSEAAKQLAGITDQIHAATERMRRCLAQSREIMQVSHTYLGQTLEELRRVKLESLTDPLTRIANRRAFADYLQRELDRTARYHRPLSMVLFDLDHFKKVNDTYGHPVGDRVLMMVADAVSHTIRDEDFFARYGGEEFAVLLPETARDNAMEMAEKVRATVEALEIPLNDGQTLKITTSLGVGWLAPNAPVPTPVNFTDNADQALYVAKESGRNRVTAADKPAA from the coding sequence ATGTCCGACACCTCCCCGGATTTCTTTCACACCGCCACCGCGATTCAACAAGATGGCGTCATCACGGCGGAAGAGGCGCAACAACTGCGCGCGGCGCTGGGCGATACCGCCCCCACCGAAGCCCACGCCAAGGCGCTCTACACCATCAACGACGCGGTGCGCTTTGCCAAGAATGCGCCAGGTTGGCAGTCGGTGTATGTGGAGTTGCTCAGCGAGTATCTGCTCAATCGCGCTGAACCGATGGGCGCGCTGAGCCCGGCCGACGCCGAAGAGGTCCTCACTGTCTGGCGCGCGGCGATCAATCTGGAGATCCCCGCCGACGCCAAGGCGGCGCCGGACGCCAATGAGTTCGCCCTCTTGCTGCACCTCTATCTGCAGTCCACCACCTCGCCGCAGGCGTTCCAGCAGACGATTCTACAGCAGATCAAAACCGAGGTGCTGGGGGATGGGCAGATCGATGAGATGGAGATCAATCTGATCGAGAAGGTTCTCGGCAAAGGGCGCACCGATAGGCGCATCGGCCCCATGGAGGCCAAGCTGATTCTGGAGATCAACGCCCAACAGGCGGACAAACCCGACAACGCCGCCTGGAGCAAGTTTTACGCGCAATCCGCCGGTAGCTTCATCGATCAAACCCGCGTGGTGAGCGATGAGATCAACTCCATGGACCTGGAGTGCGAACGCTTTGCCGACAAGCTCAAGGATCTGCTGGCAGACGACAGCGAAGCGGCCAAGCAGTTGGCGGGCATCACCGACCAGATTCACGCCGCCACCGAGCGCATGCGCCGCTGTCTGGCGCAAAGCCGGGAGATCATGCAGGTCTCCCACACCTATCTGGGGCAGACGCTGGAGGAGCTACGCCGGGTTAAGCTCGAGAGTCTCACCGACCCCCTCACCCGCATCGCCAACCGCCGCGCCTTCGCCGACTATCTGCAACGGGAACTGGACCGCACCGCCCGTTACCATCGCCCGCTCTCCATGGTGCTGTTCGATCTGGATCACTTCAAGAAGGTCAACGACACCTATGGCCACCCGGTGGGTGACCGCGTGTTGATGATGGTGGCCGATGCGGTGAGCCACACCATTCGCGATGAGGACTTCTTCGCCCGCTATGGCGGCGAGGAGTTCGCGGTGCTGCTGCCGGAGACGGCGCGGGACAACGCCATGGAGATGGCGGAGAAGGTGCGCGCCACGGTGGAGGCGCTGGAGATTCCCCTGAATGACGGCCAGACGCTGAAGATCACCACCAGCCTGGGGGTGGGTTGGCTCGCCCCCAACGCGCCGGTCCCCACGCCGGTGAACTTCACCGATAACGCCGACCAGGCGCTCTATGTAGCCAAGGAGTCGGGGCGCAATCGCGTCACCGCAGCAGACAAGCCCGCCGCCTGA
- the nhaD gene encoding sodium:proton antiporter NhaD, which translates to MLRSILLLLVAAMAVLIDPSAALASGGAAAEGERLMLVGTNAGFYALLVFIFAYVLVMVEEQIHLSKSKPVLVAAGLIWGVIFMSYASEGISHVAQQAVRHNLLEYAELFLFLLVAMTYINSMTDRQVFDALRAWLVRSGFSYRQLFWLTGALAFVISPIADNLTTALIMCAVVLAVGRDKPIFVSLSCINIVVAANAGGAFSPFGDITTLMVWQKGVIPFADFFALFIPSLLNWGVPAYIMSLKVPKEKPAATNEEVKILRGGIVIVVLFLLTIATAVAGHNYLHMPPVMGMMLGLGYLKIFAFYLQVSHRQGDKTGEHGANAGAIGTPGAHTHQLSGETFDIFQKVSLAEWDTLLFFYGVVLCVGGLGTIGYLDIVSQAMYHDWGATPANIAVGFLSAIVDNIPVMFAVLTMMPDMSEGQWLLVTLTAGVGGSMLSIGSAAGVALMGQARGIYTFASHLKWTPVIALGYFVSIGAHFLINGASFDRVIEHLAK; encoded by the coding sequence ATGTTGCGATCTATCCTGTTGCTCCTGGTTGCCGCGATGGCGGTTCTCATTGATCCCAGCGCTGCGTTGGCCTCTGGCGGCGCCGCAGCGGAGGGTGAACGCTTGATGTTGGTGGGCACCAACGCGGGCTTCTATGCGCTCCTGGTGTTTATTTTCGCCTATGTATTGGTGATGGTTGAAGAGCAGATCCACCTGAGCAAATCCAAGCCGGTTCTGGTGGCGGCGGGTTTGATCTGGGGCGTGATCTTCATGTCCTACGCCAGCGAGGGGATCTCCCACGTGGCGCAGCAGGCGGTGCGCCACAATCTGCTTGAGTACGCCGAGCTGTTCCTGTTCCTGTTGGTGGCGATGACCTACATCAACTCCATGACCGACCGTCAGGTGTTTGATGCGTTGCGCGCCTGGCTGGTGCGCTCGGGGTTCAGCTACCGCCAACTGTTCTGGCTCACCGGCGCGCTGGCGTTTGTGATCTCTCCCATTGCCGATAACCTCACCACCGCGTTGATCATGTGCGCCGTGGTGCTGGCGGTGGGGCGCGACAAGCCGATTTTCGTGTCGCTGTCGTGCATCAATATCGTGGTGGCGGCCAATGCAGGCGGCGCATTCAGCCCATTTGGCGACATCACCACCCTGATGGTGTGGCAAAAAGGGGTGATCCCGTTTGCCGACTTCTTCGCCCTGTTCATTCCGTCCCTGTTGAACTGGGGCGTGCCCGCTTACATCATGTCGCTCAAAGTGCCCAAAGAGAAACCGGCCGCCACCAACGAAGAGGTGAAGATTCTGCGCGGCGGCATCGTCATTGTGGTGCTGTTCCTGCTTACCATCGCCACCGCCGTAGCCGGGCACAACTACCTGCACATGCCGCCGGTGATGGGCATGATGCTGGGTCTGGGTTATCTGAAAATCTTCGCCTTCTACCTGCAGGTGAGCCATCGTCAAGGGGACAAAACCGGCGAACATGGCGCCAACGCCGGCGCCATCGGCACCCCGGGGGCGCATACCCATCAGCTCTCTGGCGAGACCTTCGATATCTTCCAGAAGGTGAGCTTGGCGGAGTGGGACACCCTGCTGTTCTTCTACGGCGTGGTGCTGTGCGTGGGCGGTCTGGGCACTATCGGCTATCTGGATATCGTCTCTCAGGCGATGTATCACGATTGGGGCGCCACGCCGGCCAACATCGCAGTGGGCTTCCTGTCGGCGATTGTGGATAACATTCCGGTGATGTTTGCGGTGTTGACCATGATGCCGGATATGTCCGAAGGGCAGTGGCTGCTGGTCACTCTGACTGCGGGCGTGGGCGGCTCCATGCTCTCCATCGGTTCGGCGGCGGGCGTGGCGTTGATGGGTCAGGCGCGCGGCATCTACACCTTCGCCAGCCACCTGAAGTGGACCCCGGTGATTGCGCTGGGCTACTTCGTCTCCATCGGCGCGCACTTCCTCATCAACGGCGCTTCGTTTGACCGCGTGATTGAACATTTGGCAAAATAG
- a CDS encoding MBL fold metallo-hydrolase: protein MLLHQSLETGPLQVNCHILGDSDSGEAVIIDPGGDAELILALLERMKLRALHIVNTHGHFDHIGAVSALQKKLGCEFWLHAADHALVAGAAKHAARWGLPFGDLPVVHHELTDGQTLLLSRVEIDVLHTPGHTPGGVCLRWGDEMATGDTLFAGSVGRTDLPGGNHAQLIRSIEEKLMTLPDTVACHPGHGPSTTIGRERVGNQFLI from the coding sequence ATGCTGCTGCATCAATCCCTGGAAACCGGTCCTCTACAGGTGAACTGCCACATTCTTGGCGATTCCGATAGCGGCGAGGCGGTGATCATCGACCCCGGCGGCGACGCCGAGCTGATCCTGGCGCTGCTCGAGCGCATGAAGCTACGCGCGCTGCATATCGTCAACACCCATGGCCACTTCGACCATATCGGCGCGGTCAGCGCGCTGCAGAAAAAGCTCGGCTGCGAATTCTGGCTGCATGCGGCGGATCATGCGCTGGTGGCGGGGGCGGCCAAGCATGCGGCGCGTTGGGGCTTGCCGTTTGGCGACCTGCCCGTGGTGCATCATGAGTTGACCGATGGGCAGACCCTGCTGCTGTCGCGCGTTGAGATCGACGTGCTGCATACCCCCGGCCATACGCCGGGCGGGGTGTGTCTGCGCTGGGGCGATGAGATGGCCACCGGCGACACCCTGTTCGCCGGCTCGGTGGGGCGCACGGACCTGCCGGGGGGCAATCACGCCCAGCTCATCCGTTCCATTGAAGAGAAGTTGATGACGCTGCCCGATACGGTGGCGTGCCATCCGGGCCATGGGCCCAGCACCACCATTGGCCGCGAACGGGTGGGCAATCAATTCCTCATCTGA
- a CDS encoding protein-tyrosine phosphatase family protein, which yields MKQRKTVELGWRALANGALAVGGRPKLKTMASFHQQGCTHVVTLLCAHEGADQIGAAVRKAGLRWLHLPLPNAQAPEPERNEDLIALFDAMCLAVRDGGRLYIHCSAGIHRTGMITYAFLLHAGLSPVAAQQMLVALRQVTGEGVGLERMAWAERNFPTAQGQTCAAKVMADLGGRVAEV from the coding sequence ATGAAACAGAGAAAAACCGTTGAACTGGGATGGCGGGCATTGGCCAATGGCGCGCTGGCCGTTGGCGGCAGACCCAAACTCAAAACTATGGCGTCGTTTCACCAGCAGGGCTGCACCCATGTGGTGACCCTGCTCTGCGCCCATGAGGGGGCTGATCAGATTGGCGCCGCTGTGCGCAAGGCGGGGCTTCGGTGGCTCCACCTGCCGCTGCCCAATGCTCAGGCGCCGGAACCAGAGCGCAACGAAGACCTGATTGCGCTGTTTGACGCCATGTGTCTGGCTGTGCGGGATGGCGGGCGTCTCTATATCCATTGTTCAGCGGGCATTCATCGCACCGGCATGATCACCTATGCGTTTCTGCTCCACGCAGGCCTGAGCCCTGTAGCGGCCCAACAGATGCTTGTGGCTCTCAGGCAAGTCACCGGAGAGGGGGTTGGCCTGGAACGCATGGCGTGGGCCGAACGGAACTTCCCGACTGCGCAGGGCCAGACGTGCGCTGCAAAAGTGATGGCGGACCTCGGGGGGCGTGTTGCAGAGGTTTGA
- a CDS encoding SDR family NAD(P)-dependent oxidoreductase, translating to MTPPPASDRAQHPPPRRAIVTGATSGIGLAITENFLAAGFGVVGNGRSAERLAQLQQKMAAQPGALATVAGDAADEVTISALIAASHAQLLGAPDLCVVNAGQGAPGTLLESDAARWEELIQINILGAARQLRGFATEMLRATQAQKNSEQKAWDIVVIGSSLYRDVVPEVALYNATKQALANLAESLRREVASHAIRVTHIAPGLVTSGFQHSAGYDDHTVAQLARQYGPFLQPHEVAEAVAFVISRPPHVHINDLTIRPTAQSIA from the coding sequence ATGACGCCGCCCCCTGCTTCTGATCGCGCGCAACATCCGCCGCCTCGTCGCGCCATCGTCACCGGCGCCACCTCTGGCATCGGACTGGCCATCACAGAAAATTTTCTCGCCGCCGGCTTTGGCGTGGTGGGCAATGGACGCAGCGCGGAGAGACTGGCGCAGTTGCAGCAGAAAATGGCCGCACAACCCGGCGCGCTGGCGACAGTCGCGGGCGACGCCGCCGATGAGGTCACCATCAGCGCGCTCATTGCCGCCTCTCATGCGCAACTCCTCGGCGCGCCGGATCTGTGTGTGGTCAACGCCGGACAGGGCGCGCCCGGCACGCTGCTCGAAAGTGATGCGGCGCGCTGGGAGGAGCTAATTCAGATCAACATCCTTGGCGCGGCCAGACAGCTGCGCGGCTTCGCCACAGAGATGCTGCGCGCAACACAAGCGCAAAAAAACTCTGAGCAAAAGGCGTGGGATATCGTAGTCATTGGCTCGTCGCTCTATCGCGACGTCGTGCCGGAAGTGGCCCTCTACAATGCGACCAAGCAAGCGCTGGCCAACCTGGCCGAGTCGCTGCGCCGGGAAGTGGCCTCCCACGCTATTCGCGTCACCCATATCGCCCCCGGCCTTGTCACCAGCGGGTTTCAGCACAGCGCAGGGTACGATGACCACACCGTGGCCCAACTGGCGCGCCAATATGGGCCCTTCCTACAGCCTCACGAGGTCGCCGAAGCGGTGGCGTTTGTCATCTCCCGGCCGCCCCATGTGCACATCAACGATCTGACCATCCGCCCCACTGCGCAGTCCATCGCCTAA
- the folK gene encoding 2-amino-4-hydroxy-6-hydroxymethyldihydropteridine diphosphokinase: MDYYFIGLGSNIEPERNMALALAALLDLAPTLYVSRVLATKPVNVPDDAYFLNCAVALQSPLSPEALKHEFNAIEARMGRDRSDPDRWKKSRTIDLDILFLWDKRRPIDSPTLLPDEPYIRPQVLELMDFLHIDGGSWRKDPLPDGREIVLEGVYIGLTPLTLQRNANGHLIAMDTLTSPLAEP; this comes from the coding sequence ATGGATTATTATTTTATTGGATTAGGCAGCAATATCGAACCGGAACGCAACATGGCGCTGGCGCTGGCGGCGCTGCTGGACCTCGCCCCCACTCTCTACGTTAGCCGCGTGCTGGCGACCAAGCCGGTCAACGTCCCCGACGACGCCTACTTTCTCAACTGCGCCGTGGCGCTGCAAAGCCCGCTGTCGCCTGAGGCGCTCAAGCACGAGTTCAACGCCATCGAAGCGCGCATGGGCCGCGACCGCAGCGATCCGGATCGCTGGAAGAAGAGCCGCACCATCGATCTGGACATCCTGTTCCTCTGGGACAAAAGACGCCCCATCGACTCGCCCACCCTGCTGCCGGACGAACCCTACATACGCCCGCAAGTTCTCGAGTTAATGGATTTTCTGCACATCGACGGCGGCTCTTGGCGGAAAGATCCACTACCGGATGGGCGCGAGATCGTGCTGGAAGGGGTCTATATTGGACTGACTCCGCTGACGCTGCAGCGCAACGCCAATGGCCACTTGATCGCGATGGATACGCTGACCAGTCCGCTTGCAGAGCCCTGA